From Peptoanaerobacter stomatis, one genomic window encodes:
- a CDS encoding O-acetyl-ADP-ribose deacetylase: MPLEIIRADITKLEVDAIVNAANSSLLGGGGVDGAIHKAAGKELLEECRKLNGCNTGMAKITKGYNLPAKYIIHTVGPIYRGGNNNEKQELTNCYKNSLKLAKEHKINSIAFPIISSGAYGYPKDKAIEVATFAISSFLEENDMMIYLVVYDTLSFKISEDLFKDIKAYIDDNYVDSNSNFNINRGFGLIGGAGAGIAPGFSTRIFIGTPNNKPDRRIPKEDGIMEMQLPSEKEALQKEPALKSIRTSSKSTSLEDRIENLEDTFSQRLLKLIDEKGKTDVEIYKKANIDRKLFSKIRSDIHYKPKKITALAFALALELSIDETKDFLQTCGYALSRSSKFDVIVEYFIKKNNYDVFEINNALFKFEEQTIGA; encoded by the coding sequence ATGCCATTAGAAATTATTAGAGCTGATATAACTAAGTTGGAAGTAGATGCCATAGTAAATGCTGCTAATTCTTCTCTGCTCGGTGGTGGCGGAGTAGACGGGGCTATACATAAAGCTGCCGGAAAAGAATTGTTGGAAGAATGTAGAAAATTAAATGGCTGTAATACAGGTATGGCAAAAATAACTAAAGGATATAATTTACCTGCAAAATACATAATACATACAGTAGGACCAATATATAGAGGTGGAAATAATAATGAGAAACAAGAGCTTACTAATTGTTACAAAAACTCACTAAAACTTGCTAAAGAACATAAAATAAACAGCATTGCGTTTCCGATAATATCATCAGGTGCATATGGATACCCTAAAGATAAAGCTATCGAAGTGGCAACTTTTGCTATAAGTAGTTTTTTAGAAGAAAATGATATGATGATATATCTTGTAGTATACGACACGCTGTCATTTAAAATTTCTGAAGACTTATTTAAAGATATAAAAGCGTATATAGATGATAATTATGTAGATAGCAACTCTAATTTTAATATAAACAGAGGTTTTGGTCTTATTGGCGGGGCAGGAGCAGGTATTGCTCCAGGATTTTCCACCAGAATTTTTATCGGTACTCCTAATAATAAACCAGATAGAAGAATACCTAAAGAAGATGGTATTATGGAAATGCAATTACCATCAGAAAAAGAAGCCCTCCAAAAAGAACCGGCACTGAAATCAATAAGAACATCATCTAAATCAACTTCTCTTGAAGATAGAATAGAAAACCTTGAAGATACTTTTTCACAAAGGTTATTAAAACTGATTGATGAAAAAGGAAAAACAGACGTTGAGATATATAAAAAAGCTAATATAGATAGAAAACTGTTTTCTAAAATTCGTAGCGATATACACTATAAGCCGAAAAAGATAACCGCACTTGCTTTCGCATTAGCTCTGGAATTATCCATAGATGAAACAAAAGATTTTTTACAAACTTGCGGATATGCTCTATCAAGAAGCAGTAAGTTTGATGTGATAGTAGAATATTTCATTAAAAAAAATAACTACGATGTATTTGAAATAAACAACGCTCTATTTAAGTTTGAAGAACAAACAATAGGAGCATAG
- a CDS encoding glycerophosphodiester phosphodiesterase family protein, giving the protein MKRKILPLLMLTALLTTNTIYAEININDINNSVKSNEASQIEKPKTESTEKEQKVEDLEALENKPKETQTKIVDVFKNIPNSQYVVRLRTQSKQELQSLYDRGFRVFEITVSATLDNQIVLADNFSEYFYRYYEAYIQRPTIDEYFSYKMKNGETQMSIGDINVFLNNYPDARFFVKSLDTEKNIFDILNNKSFKNKDKLIIETTDILGNYKTFDNVALVDLKGENNIYSFAVNNKDKNIMFVYQNTSPNQKEMEEIKKAKRRVYEINKPTLTNKNESKFDGYIYSIEDIVNLPIAIPQAVKSNNYIRPAIQNDRFIAHAGGKVLGIVGTNTLQAMNSSYSRGNRILEIDFDWTTDGKIVQLHDWASFKKLTGDVFSNNYYMKYEEFKNKKMINSLKQMSIDDTLEWLKNNTDAYIVTDVKEDNMENGNIKALTEFANSSKEIQSRFIPQIYDTVQYQKIKDLGYKNIIYTLYRTEQSPYGVLEFAKCNDLFAVTMDNLYRVYTTLPELLTNNGIRVYIHTENDKTKAKAYINGQKAYGIYSDDILSAVELNS; this is encoded by the coding sequence TTGAAAAGAAAAATTTTACCTTTATTAATGCTTACAGCACTATTAACAACAAATACGATATATGCAGAAATTAATATAAATGATATAAATAATTCTGTAAAATCAAATGAAGCAAGCCAAATAGAAAAGCCTAAAACAGAAAGCACAGAAAAAGAACAAAAAGTTGAAGATTTAGAAGCGTTAGAAAATAAACCCAAAGAAACTCAGACAAAAATAGTGGACGTATTTAAAAACATACCCAATTCACAGTATGTTGTGAGGTTACGTACTCAAAGCAAACAGGAATTGCAAAGTCTTTATGACAGGGGATTTAGAGTTTTTGAAATAACCGTATCAGCCACTTTGGACAATCAAATAGTTCTTGCAGATAATTTCAGTGAGTATTTTTACAGATATTATGAAGCGTATATACAAAGACCTACAATAGACGAATATTTTTCATATAAAATGAAAAATGGTGAAACTCAAATGAGTATAGGCGATATAAATGTGTTTTTAAATAATTATCCGGATGCAAGATTTTTTGTGAAAAGCTTAGATACGGAAAAAAATATATTTGACATTTTAAACAACAAATCTTTTAAAAATAAAGACAAACTTATAATAGAAACAACGGATATTTTAGGAAATTATAAAACTTTCGACAATGTTGCTCTTGTAGATTTAAAAGGCGAAAACAATATATACAGCTTTGCAGTAAACAACAAAGATAAAAATATAATGTTTGTATATCAAAATACAAGTCCTAATCAAAAAGAAATGGAAGAGATAAAAAAAGCAAAAAGAAGAGTGTATGAGATAAATAAGCCTACACTTACAAATAAAAATGAGAGCAAATTTGACGGATATATATATTCAATAGAAGACATAGTAAATTTGCCTATAGCTATACCTCAAGCCGTAAAATCCAACAACTATATAAGACCTGCAATACAAAATGACAGATTTATAGCTCATGCAGGAGGTAAAGTACTTGGAATAGTAGGAACAAATACCCTTCAAGCTATGAACAGTTCATATTCAAGAGGAAACAGAATATTGGAAATAGATTTTGATTGGACTACTGACGGCAAAATAGTACAATTACATGATTGGGCAAGTTTTAAAAAGTTGACGGGAGATGTATTTTCAAATAATTACTATATGAAATATGAAGAGTTTAAAAATAAAAAAATGATAAATTCTCTAAAACAGATGTCCATAGACGACACATTGGAATGGCTTAAAAATAATACGGATGCATATATAGTGACAGATGTAAAAGAAGATAATATGGAAAATGGAAACATAAAAGCTTTGACAGAATTTGCCAACAGTTCAAAAGAAATACAGTCAAGATTTATACCGCAGATATATGATACAGTTCAGTATCAAAAAATAAAAGATTTGGGCTATAAAAATATAATATATACACTTTATAGGACAGAACAAAGTCCGTATGGAGTTTTGGAATTTGCAAAATGCAATGATTTGTTCGCTGTAACTATGGATAATTTATACAGAGTTTATACAACTTTACCTGAATTGCTTACTAATAACGGAATAAGGGTGTATATACACACAGAGAATGACAAAACAAAGGCAAAAGCATATATAAACGGACAAAAAGCGTACGGCATCTATTCAGATGATATATTAAGTGCAGTAGAATTAAATAGTTAA
- a CDS encoding DNA polymerase III subunit alpha → MDKKFVHLHLHTPYSLLDGFSKINEVIEKAKNLGMDSVAITDHGVMFGVVDFYKTAKKNGIKPIIGCELYTSARTHKDKETVDKKSGHIILLAKNNEGYKNLIKLVSIGFVDGFYYKPRVDYELLEKYSEGIICLSACLAGDVQQQILAGNYEKAKEIALRLENIYGKGNFYLEMQDHNIAEQKRVNIYLRKLSIDTKIPLVVTNDVHYVDKKDYKSHEILLCIQTGKTLADEQKMEFQTNEFYFKSQEEMYDIFSGDEEALANTQKIADMCNVEFDFNSYHLPKYSVPSNYTAFEYLKKLCDEGIKQRYEIVSDDIKNRLDFELNVINQMGYVEYFLIVWDFINYAKINNIMVGPGRGSAAGSIVSYALKITDIDPIKFGLLFERFLNPERVSMPDIDIDFCYEKRDKVIDYVKEKYGKDHVSQIITFGTFKARLAVRDSARVMGISYALADRVAKMIPHALKISIEIALNINPDLKKLYDNDETVHNLIDVAKGIENLPRHASTHAAGVVISKNPVDNYVPLYVQDDNITTQFTMTTLEELGLLKMDFLGLRTLTVIQKTIENIKKNKNIEIDLETLDYNDKKVYELISSGKTLGIFQIESGGMRKFMKELKPEHLEDIIAGISLYRPGPMDSIPMYIKNKENNSNIKYIHEKLKPILSVTNGIMIYQEQVMQAVRDLAGYSYGRADLVRRAMSKKKMDVMEQERKNFVYGNEEENIIGCIKNGVDEESANKIFDDMIDFANYAFNKSHAAAYAVISYQTAYLKTHYKVEFMAALMSSVIGNIDKIIEYKIDCEENDVKILPPDINYSYSDFHVENDAIRFPLSALKGIGFAVADNIAFEREKNGDYTSFEDIVERLESKNINKKVVESLIKSGAIDSLIPNRASIMSNYESIINSIQLRKKNNIQGQISFFNNESIKNYRQDSIVKINEFSHEILLSMEKDILGFYLSGNPLDKYKKIIDSNVNINSVQIKEINEENTSISDIENLKIGIVGIINKIKINSTKKNNELMAFLTIEDLYSSVEVIVFPKIYAQISAYLIKDSVIFVKGRLSLEEDEDNRVIAESIQSIDDLEEIKKVYVKIDDFKNSPKVHLVENLTKPYGNAKLYFYDEKTKKVMVKDNMNIDYSDEIISRIKALVGDDNVKII, encoded by the coding sequence ATGGATAAAAAATTTGTTCATCTGCATTTACATACTCCGTATTCATTACTTGACGGATTCTCCAAGATAAATGAAGTTATTGAAAAAGCGAAAAATCTCGGCATGGATTCAGTTGCTATAACGGATCACGGCGTTATGTTCGGTGTGGTTGATTTTTATAAAACAGCAAAGAAGAACGGGATAAAACCGATAATAGGCTGTGAACTTTATACAAGTGCAAGAACTCATAAAGATAAAGAAACAGTAGATAAAAAATCAGGACATATAATACTTTTGGCAAAGAATAACGAAGGCTATAAAAATCTTATAAAATTGGTATCAATAGGATTTGTAGACGGATTTTATTACAAGCCGAGAGTTGATTATGAACTGCTTGAAAAATACAGCGAGGGGATAATATGTTTGTCAGCTTGTTTGGCTGGGGATGTTCAACAACAGATACTTGCAGGAAATTATGAAAAAGCCAAAGAGATTGCATTGAGGTTGGAAAACATATATGGAAAAGGTAATTTTTATCTTGAAATGCAAGATCATAATATAGCTGAGCAAAAAAGAGTAAATATATATTTAAGAAAATTGTCTATTGACACCAAGATACCGCTTGTAGTTACCAATGATGTCCATTATGTTGACAAAAAAGATTATAAATCTCACGAAATATTGCTTTGCATACAGACAGGTAAGACACTTGCCGATGAGCAGAAAATGGAATTTCAAACTAACGAATTCTATTTTAAATCTCAAGAAGAGATGTATGATATATTTTCAGGAGATGAAGAGGCGCTTGCAAATACTCAAAAAATTGCTGATATGTGTAATGTAGAGTTTGATTTTAATTCCTATCATTTGCCTAAATATTCTGTGCCGTCAAATTATACTGCATTTGAATATTTGAAAAAGCTATGCGATGAAGGTATAAAACAAAGGTATGAAATAGTATCAGATGATATAAAAAACAGACTTGATTTTGAATTGAATGTAATAAATCAAATGGGGTATGTGGAGTATTTTTTGATAGTATGGGATTTCATCAATTATGCAAAAATAAACAATATAATGGTTGGGCCGGGACGTGGTTCAGCTGCCGGCTCTATAGTATCTTATGCACTTAAAATTACAGATATAGATCCGATAAAATTCGGCTTACTCTTTGAGAGATTTTTAAATCCTGAAAGAGTTTCTATGCCGGATATAGATATAGACTTTTGCTATGAAAAAAGAGATAAAGTAATAGATTATGTCAAGGAAAAATATGGCAAAGACCACGTTTCTCAGATAATAACTTTCGGAACGTTTAAGGCGAGATTGGCTGTAAGAGATTCTGCGAGAGTTATGGGTATAAGCTATGCGCTTGCAGATAGAGTTGCAAAGATGATACCACACGCACTCAAAATAAGCATAGAAATTGCACTTAATATAAATCCGGATTTGAAAAAGCTATACGATAATGATGAAACTGTACACAACTTAATAGATGTGGCAAAAGGTATAGAGAATTTGCCAAGGCACGCATCAACACATGCAGCAGGAGTGGTTATATCTAAAAATCCGGTTGACAATTATGTGCCTTTATATGTGCAAGATGACAATATAACTACGCAATTTACTATGACAACTTTGGAGGAACTCGGTCTTTTGAAGATGGATTTCTTAGGGCTAAGAACTCTCACTGTAATTCAAAAAACTATTGAAAATATAAAAAAGAATAAAAATATAGAGATAGATTTGGAAACTCTTGATTACAATGATAAAAAAGTATATGAATTAATTTCATCGGGAAAAACTTTGGGTATATTCCAGATTGAAAGCGGTGGTATGAGAAAGTTTATGAAGGAACTCAAACCGGAGCATTTGGAAGATATAATAGCCGGAATATCACTATATAGACCCGGTCCCATGGACTCCATACCTATGTATATAAAAAATAAAGAAAATAATTCCAATATAAAATATATACACGAAAAATTAAAACCAATACTTTCTGTAACAAACGGTATAATGATATACCAAGAGCAAGTTATGCAAGCCGTAAGAGATTTGGCAGGATATTCATACGGTAGGGCAGATTTGGTGAGAAGAGCGATGTCCAAGAAGAAAATGGACGTAATGGAGCAGGAGCGAAAAAATTTTGTATATGGAAATGAAGAAGAAAATATAATAGGCTGTATAAAAAATGGTGTAGATGAAGAAAGTGCAAATAAAATATTTGACGATATGATAGATTTTGCAAATTATGCTTTCAATAAATCGCATGCGGCTGCTTATGCAGTTATATCATATCAGACGGCATATTTGAAAACACATTATAAAGTTGAGTTTATGGCGGCACTTATGAGTTCAGTTATAGGCAATATAGATAAGATTATAGAATACAAGATAGATTGTGAAGAAAATGATGTAAAGATACTTCCACCGGATATAAATTACTCTTATTCAGATTTTCATGTAGAAAATGATGCTATAAGATTTCCGCTTTCGGCGCTAAAAGGTATAGGATTTGCAGTCGCTGACAACATAGCATTTGAAAGAGAAAAAAACGGAGATTACACAAGTTTTGAAGATATAGTAGAAAGATTGGAAAGTAAAAATATAAATAAAAAAGTAGTGGAATCTCTGATAAAATCAGGTGCAATAGATTCTCTTATACCGAACAGAGCAAGCATAATGTCAAATTATGAAAGCATAATAAATTCAATACAACTGAGAAAAAAGAACAATATTCAAGGACAGATAAGCTTTTTTAACAATGAAAGCATAAAAAATTATAGGCAGGACAGTATTGTCAAGATAAATGAGTTTTCACATGAGATATTGTTGTCTATGGAAAAAGATATATTGGGATTTTATTTAAGTGGAAATCCGCTTGACAAGTATAAAAAAATAATAGACAGCAATGTTAATATCAATTCAGTCCAAATAAAAGAGATAAACGAGGAAAATACGTCAATATCGGATATAGAAAATCTGAAAATAGGCATAGTAGGAATTATAAATAAGATAAAGATAAATTCCACTAAAAAAAATAATGAGCTTATGGCATTTTTGACAATAGAAGATTTATATTCAAGTGTTGAAGTAATAGTTTTTCCTAAAATATATGCTCAAATATCTGCCTATTTAATAAAAGACAGCGTCATATTTGTAAAAGGAAGGTTATCATTGGAAGAAGATGAAGACAACAGAGTTATAGCTGAGAGCATACAATCAATAGATGATTTGGAAGAAATAAAAAAAGTATATGTGAAAATAGATGATTTTAAAAATTCACCCAAAGTTCATCTCGTAGAAAACTTGACAAAGCCGTATGGAAATGCGAAACTATATTTTTATGATGAAAAGACAAAAAAAGTTATGGTAAAAGATAATATGAATATAGATTATAGCGATGAAATCATAAGCAGGATAAAAGCACTTGTCGGAGATGACAATGTAAAAATAATATAA